Proteins encoded by one window of Listeria cossartiae subsp. cossartiae:
- a CDS encoding SIS domain-containing protein, giving the protein MINNYIDITVRLLENILDNEADYVKEAGAKVAESIENDGVIHLFGCGHSHILTEEVFYRAGGLAAIHPILHEPLMLHEGAAASSVLERKNDYAKTFMAEEDIRPGDVMIVLSTSGRNPVPIDVAEIAREKGAFIIVITSLQYSASQKSRHVSGKRLSDTGDIVIDNGAVKGDAVLKSANFNIAFAPTSTVTGAVILQSIFAEAIEKMVKNNFTPPVFISGNVENADAHNQALVDKYNERIPLLGMNL; this is encoded by the coding sequence ATGATTAATAACTATATCGATATCACGGTTCGTTTATTAGAAAATATTCTCGATAATGAAGCAGATTATGTAAAAGAAGCGGGTGCCAAAGTAGCCGAGTCTATCGAAAACGACGGTGTTATCCATTTATTTGGCTGCGGACATTCTCATATTTTAACAGAAGAAGTATTTTACAGAGCAGGCGGATTAGCGGCAATTCATCCGATTTTACATGAACCATTAATGCTCCACGAAGGTGCCGCGGCGTCTTCTGTGCTTGAACGCAAAAATGATTATGCGAAAACTTTTATGGCGGAGGAAGATATTCGCCCGGGGGATGTCATGATTGTGCTATCTACATCTGGACGTAATCCCGTGCCAATCGATGTCGCTGAAATCGCCCGCGAAAAAGGTGCATTTATCATTGTAATTACCTCGCTACAATATTCTGCCAGCCAAAAATCACGCCACGTATCAGGAAAACGTTTATCTGATACAGGTGATATTGTGATTGATAATGGTGCTGTTAAAGGAGATGCAGTACTAAAATCAGCGAACTTCAATATTGCATTTGCTCCAACGTCTACAGTAACAGGCGCGGTCATCTTGCAATCGATTTTTGCAGAAGCAATTGAAAAAATGGTAAAAAATAATTTCACACCACCCGTCTTTATTAGCGGAAATGTCGAAAATGCCGATGCGCACAACCAAGCGCTTGTTGATAAATATAACGAACGCATTCCGCTACTTGGAATGAATTTATAA